GGCGATCAGCGTGGCCGCCCCGCCGACGGCGTGCAGGTAGACGGCGCCGTGCTCCTTGCAGGCCGCCAGGGTCTTCTCGCCCATGCCGCCCTTGCCGATCACCGCCCGCACGCCGAGGGCCGCGATCACCTTGTGCTCGAAGGGCTCCTCGCGGCTGGAGGTCGTGGGCCCGGCGGCCACGAAGTGCCACTTTCCCTTGTCG
The sequence above is drawn from the bacterium genome and encodes:
- a CDS encoding fumarate hydrolyase, coding for DKGKWHFVAAGPTTSSREEPFEHKVIAALGVRAVIGKGGMGEKTLAACKEHGAVYLHAVGGAATLIAQRVREVEAVYKTEFGLPEAFWQIRVEDFQCVVTMDSHGESLHAKVLAGSRERFNEMYGL